From the genome of Medicago truncatula cultivar Jemalong A17 chromosome 2, MtrunA17r5.0-ANR, whole genome shotgun sequence:
TTGAAATTGTGTTTGACGATACAACGTGCGGTGAATCCGTTTTCAGTGAGTAACCAAACACTGACTAAGTATTAGTGTATCTACGATTTTTTGCTTCAAATTAAAGATTGTTTATCTTTGCTTTCAAGAGCATGGACCAGGTTCTTTTCTCTTGTTTAGGTTTAATAAGAAATAAGACACCTATGGTACGTGCAGATTCTGTATGCTAGCCACTTACCAATTTGTGTGTGATAATTTTATGAGGTGGTTGCATTTgccatttatttgtttataaccTGGACCAACCAGACATAATGTGCACGTTCAAATTAAAAGGCCAATCCACCTCCTATGAAGAATATTTAATACTATTCTCCAAAACATTGGACATAGCTTCTAATCATGCAGGGtatttaattataaaacaaaGATTTATACCAGAAAGAGAATGGTATTGCTCCTATATTCATATCAGATAAAGTCTAACCAATAATATTGATTGTGATCCTCCTACCATAATAGTGATTGCTTGCTACGTGCGCCATACAACTCTTTGGAAATGTCTTTGGTGGTTGTATTTACCCTTGTTGACTTGATCCTTCATGACACCATTATACCACTTGTCTTCATGAATGAGACATCAAGAACCGACTAATTTGGGAGACTTTAAATTTGAGACCATGAGAGAAGATCACTTTGAAGTTCTACGCTTACATCATCGAGCCAACCTCTAAGTTTCATCATTTAcctttttaattgaaatatttctACAAAGACATCCAATAAAACGATGGTATCAATAATGATTCCactgaaaattaatttacttAAGCAgtgattttatatatattttttagaatcCACCGGTAAAAACTTTTCCTAGGGGCATAAAGTGACATTTTGTTTACAACATATGGGTCCTTCTGAAGAAAAAGTGTTTACCTTGAGTGCTGGCTAGTAGTTGTGTagacttgtcaaaaaaaattctcttttgaGGGGAAGTAGACttgtcaaattaataatttgatttcattattatattttagcttaatacatgctttggttccttaacttatttttgaatttcattttgatcccttaactttaaaccgtctcaatttggtcccataactttacctccgtttacctaagtgaTCCCTTCTgttagaaattcaaaaataaatgttgtaattttgaacttatttctggttttcttttttactgTGATAATTAATtagctttgaaattttaatatatttatgataagaataaattttaatatactggtcataaattttaatatactggtcataaaccgtctcaatttggtcccataaatttGCATCCGTTTacaagttaagggaccaaaatgtgttAAGCCTTTTATTTTAGTACAGTCTAGATTTTGAAAACTTATGTTATAAAACTAAAGCAAGCCATCATTCCGGAATCAGAGGAAGTGAaactattcaaattttaagtCAAATAACTCATAAACTTTATTTCATAATTCTTTAAAATTCTCCTAAAAATAGAAGAtatctttttaaaattgttattagCATTTTTTATCTCTAACTTTCACACTATTAAATAGTTGATTTTAGAgatgtgaaattgattttgacttaagtaaaatgaatttttcttaagaatgtattttaatttcaaactgAAATTTGGAACTTTTGTCTCTTAATATACTTTTCAGcctcaaattttttattcaattcacttttacataaataaatgtattcaaacataaatagttttacattcaacttatttttaatatacctattttttttttttactttcaacaataatcaatttattgatttttttttatcaaaacaacatTGAACACACACATTtgtctaagaaaaaaaaatacactcttctatcaaattttctttattctcccattttttttcttctctatttctaAGGTCTATTATAAACAAAGTTAATGTTTACTATTAATTTATGTTATATGGAAAAGATTGATTTAACATATGTTTGGATTTACGTTTAGATTCTCATCCAAACCTACTCCACCATAAACGTTTAATCTccatcaaaaaatatttatagctAACTAGCTTTGAAGTTCAATTTTACTAGATAAACCATGTTTTTGACTTCATAAAGTAGTAACTTGTATTGTTGGAAAAATTCATGATAACAGaaatatcaatatcaatcaaTGATCATTCAACACATAGCTAAATACTTAGTGATTAATTATATCTCAACATAACATATTAACATCCATAATTGACATGCTACAAATTTAATCACCGTTCCTTGTTCATCATTTTCctatattttctctttctcatcaATCTTTCTATATTTTCTCTAgattacaattaattaattaatctataATCTATTTTTCAGTAGATTAATTTAAGCACTTTTCATTCAACGTACACCGTTAGAACCGGTCTATCTATCGTCTCATCTCATCTatccaatttcaattttctttcttcattttcagCGCTTTATTCCTTTTTCCCCCTTTCTTCGTTTCTAgggtttttcttttcaaatttcaattcaattcaatttcacacaattttcaatttcaatcgcAACGACGTCGTTTCAAGATGATGCCCCCGGGCCTCGTTTCCAATCTTCAAGAAGCACTTCTCAACAGAAAAATCACACCTTCACAACAAGATGAATCAAACGACACCGTTTCTTCAACCAACGATGATAACCCTAATCCCAAACCTATCGAATTCGATGAATCCAAACCTATTATCCTTCTCACAAACAGCGATGGAGTTGAATCATCAGGTCTCACACACCTAGTTGAAGCTCTCGTTCTTCAAAACCTTTACAATGTCCATGTTTGCGTTCCTCAATCGTGCGTTCTTTTATTAATCTgttaagaaatgaaataaatttttgattttttttgttttgttgttattgaataatgttgaatgtgtttgtaatttttgttagttGCTGAAATGGTGTTGCTTTAGGGATAAATCTGTTTCTGGTCATTCTGTTACGATTCGAGAAACCGTGGAAGCTTGTTCTGCTCAAGTTAATGGGGCCACTGCTTTTGAGATTTCAGGTATTAACTTCATTCAATTCTGTTTCTAAATctgcaatttttctttttggggtgtgcttatgatttttttgataTTAATAATGTAATATTATATGAATTTGTTAATGTTTTCTAATTTAGTTATTTATAATAACTCAGGGACTCCTGTGGATTGTGTTTCATTGGCTTTATCCGGGGCGTTGTTTTCATGGTCAAAGCCTGTTTTGGTTAgcatttattattgttttatagCTTACACCTTTAAATTAATTGTGTGTTTGGCTCTGCGGTGACaaagattgattttgatttgaatgaattgattttgtaaaattgattctgacTAAAAATAAGTTGAAGGTAAAATGGTTTATGTTTGATACATTTGTGGGAAAGCAAGTcagaacaataaatttgagtcTAAAAATCTATTCTATgcctctagaatcaattttgaagGCAGAATCAATTATACTCAAGAGAGCAACggaacatgtcaaaatcaattctatacctctagaatcaattttggctACCCTAGAAGTTAAACCACACATACACTAACAGTGCTTTGATATAGTAATAATGATGTGATTTGAATTTCAGGTTATTAGTGGGATTAATCGGGGATCAAGCTGCGGTCATCACATGTAAGTTACTAACTTATGGTTAGGGAGAAGTTATATAAATCTGAGTTCTGAAATTAGACTTCAACACATTTTCCATTTTCTGTCTTGTAATACTCTATGTATTGATTTGTTTCAAGATTTGTATCTATTGTCCAGAATTTGCAGCCTTGTTATAGAGATTTGTGTTTATGCCATGCCTTAAAATGCTCCAGGTTCTACTCGGGGGTTGTTGCTGGAGCTAGGGAGGCATTATTATGCGGTGTACCATCATTATCAATATCATTAAACTGGTAAGTTGGTGATTCTATGCATCTGGTTTTAACTATGCTTTCATGCTCTAGAGATTATGAATTGGTATCGTATATCATGTTATAGGAAGAAGGATGAAAGTCAAGAAACTGATTTCAAGGATGCAGTTGAAGTCTGTTTACCGTTGATAAATGCAGCTATCAGGGATGCTGAAAAGGaaacatttcccaaaaattGCTTTCTGAATATTGAAATTCCGAGATCACCTTTGAGCAACAAGGTGTgtaaattttgttatataataattttttttccccaCATGTTTTACTGCATTGTGCAAAATCTGGTATATTTCTTTCATATATTGTACAAAATCTGCTATTCTAGGGCGTTTGGCTAATTGATTCTTATGATCAAATTATTTCatagtttttttcttccctCATGCTGTTTATACTGATGCAGTGGTATCCTTTTATTGACAGGGCTTTAAATTGACCAAGCAAAGTATGTGGAGATCCACTCCAAATTGGTTAGCTGTTTCAAATAGCCGCTATCCAACTGGTCATTTCTTGGCCAATCCGCAAGGTGGCCTAGGTCTTCAGTTTGCACAGCTTGGCCGAGATGCCTCTGCAGCTGTAAGTATCCTACACTACATACAAACATGTgttatgttgatattttctGTCTATTCTCAGGAATGATTTTAATGTGTTTAATTTATTGATGCTGATACTTGAATCCATGTTTTTTCAGGGTGCAGCTCGCCGGTTGGCTACGCAGAAAAAGAATTTGGAGATTATTGAATCAACTGGAGCTGCAGGAAAACCTGATACCAATAAAGTGAAGAAATACTTCAGACTAGAGGTAAATAGTAGGAGGATGATGAGGAGGGGGATCTTGATTAGACTAGAATTTGCTTTGTACAGATCTTGTTAATGTTGAAGTTAGTCTGTTTTCAATGCTGAGTACAGAAGATAACAATTTGTGGAGAATGACTATCATAAAAGTTATCTTCATACTTGAGAAGCTTTATATTAAGTTTTAACCATGAGTTATACTGTTCTTTGCATTTCAGATTATTAATCTGTTCCCTTCATACAACATTATGTGTTATACTTGTATTTCAAATAAGTAACATCAAATTATTTGTACAAGTGAACTTAGCTATAATCTACTTGTACCTTCAGTTTTTGGACAAGCAGCAGGAAGAAATAGACGACGATGATCTGGATTACAGAGCACTTGAAAGTGGATATGTAAGTTTGagcaataaattatttttttcaattgataTTAGTTATCTTTAACTTGTATGTTTTTGATTGTAATATCTTTATGGGTTGTTATACATGCACCAATTTTGCCCCCTTCGCATTCTTACGGATTCATGCATG
Proteins encoded in this window:
- the LOC11425771 gene encoding 5'-nucleotidase SurE; amino-acid sequence: MMPPGLVSNLQEALLNRKITPSQQDESNDTVSSTNDDNPNPKPIEFDESKPIILLTNSDGVESSGLTHLVEALVLQNLYNVHVCVPQSDKSVSGHSVTIRETVEACSAQVNGATAFEISGTPVDCVSLALSGALFSWSKPVLVISGINRGSSCGHHMFYSGVVAGAREALLCGVPSLSISLNWKKDESQETDFKDAVEVCLPLINAAIRDAEKETFPKNCFLNIEIPRSPLSNKGFKLTKQSMWRSTPNWLAVSNSRYPTGHFLANPQGGLGLQFAQLGRDASAAGAARRLATQKKNLEIIESTGAAGKPDTNKVKKYFRLEFLDKQQEEIDDDDLDYRALESGYVAVTPVSLSPHTASDIQMATSDWVSAVIPGGQ